From Phenylobacterium montanum, the proteins below share one genomic window:
- the ccoP gene encoding cytochrome-c oxidase, cbb3-type subunit III, with product MSGSRERDEHSGVETTGHEWDGIKELDNPLPRWWLWIFYATIAFSVGYWVLMPAWPGIHGYTHGMLGNSARATVAQDLKDLATQRGAAGAALKTASLQQIEADPKLQSYALSVGQSVFADNCAPCHGQSGTGAKGYPNLRDDVWLWGGKLEDIQHTITVGVRSGDPDQRFSQMPAFGRDGMLQPAQVNDLTEYVTALSHRTADAAAVARAAPVFAQQCAACHGADGKGNQAFGAPNLTDADWLYGADRVSIHDQIWNGHGGVMPAWGHRFDPATIKALAVYIHVKSGGGQ from the coding sequence ATGAGCGGATCTCGCGAACGAGACGAACACTCCGGGGTCGAGACCACCGGCCACGAGTGGGACGGCATCAAGGAGCTGGACAATCCGCTGCCGCGCTGGTGGCTGTGGATCTTCTACGCCACCATCGCCTTCTCGGTCGGCTACTGGGTGCTGATGCCGGCCTGGCCGGGGATCCATGGCTACACCCACGGGATGCTCGGCAACTCGGCCAGGGCCACCGTGGCCCAGGACCTGAAGGACCTCGCGACCCAGCGCGGCGCGGCCGGGGCGGCGCTGAAGACCGCCAGCCTGCAGCAGATCGAGGCCGATCCCAAGCTGCAGTCCTATGCCCTCTCGGTTGGCCAGTCGGTCTTCGCCGACAACTGCGCGCCCTGCCACGGGCAGAGCGGCACGGGCGCCAAAGGCTATCCCAACCTGCGTGACGACGTCTGGCTGTGGGGCGGCAAGCTGGAGGACATCCAGCACACCATCACCGTGGGCGTGCGCTCCGGCGATCCCGACCAGCGCTTCTCGCAGATGCCGGCCTTCGGGCGCGACGGCATGCTGCAGCCGGCCCAGGTCAACGACCTTACCGAGTACGTCACCGCCCTGTCGCACCGGACGGCGGACGCTGCGGCGGTCGCCCGGGCCGCGCCGGTCTTCGCCCAGCAGTGCGCCGCCTGCCATGGGGCCGACGGCAAGGGCAACCAGGCCTTCGGCGCGCCGAACCTGACCGACGCCGATTGGCTCTACGGCGCAGACCGCGTCTCGATCCACGACCAGATCTGGAACGGCCATGGCGGCGTCATGCCGGCCTGGGGCCACCGGTTCGATCCGGCCACGATCAAGGCGCTGGCGGTCTACATCCACGTCAAGTCCGGCGGCGGTCAGTAA
- the ccoG gene encoding cytochrome c oxidase accessory protein CcoG encodes MTTVINTIGNEAHKRAPAKGSGPSPAGGQPGGLYKKREPIYPKLVHGKWRTIKWLVLIATLGVYYLLPWFRWDRGPSAPSQAVLVDFTHARFYFFFIQLWPQEVYYFTGLLVVAALAMFLVTALFGRLWCGYACPQTVWTDLFIVAERLFEGDRNARMKLDAAPWSFDKAWRKTGKHAVWLAISLATGGAWIFYFHDAPTLMKQLFVGQAPMTAYASAAILTFTTYSLAGTMREQVCTYMCPWPRIQGAMLDDHSLQVTYRVDRGEPRGAHKKGTGWEGRGDCVDCTQCVVVCPMGIDIRDGSQMECINCGLCIDACDDIMTKVGRPRGLIAFDTDAAVLAREEGRKPDYKFIRPRTLYYGVTLAVVSGIMLYGLLTRSPLALDVIRDRNPTFVRLSDGDIRNGYTLKLMNRSNAPATYRISFSGVDGARLKAVGAPMEGDSIDVALGPDGQRSLQVFVTAPAPQDERHSTPALFKINSPAGEAVKKTVFLSGDEGHGDEER; translated from the coding sequence GTGACGACAGTCATCAACACGATTGGGAATGAGGCGCATAAGCGGGCGCCGGCGAAGGGTTCCGGCCCCTCGCCGGCCGGCGGCCAGCCCGGCGGCCTCTACAAGAAGCGCGAGCCGATCTATCCCAAGCTGGTCCACGGCAAGTGGCGGACCATCAAGTGGCTGGTGCTGATCGCCACGCTCGGGGTGTACTATCTGCTGCCCTGGTTCCGCTGGGACCGCGGGCCGAGCGCGCCCAGCCAGGCCGTGCTGGTCGATTTCACCCACGCCCGGTTCTACTTCTTCTTCATCCAGCTCTGGCCGCAGGAGGTCTACTACTTCACCGGCCTCCTGGTCGTGGCGGCCCTGGCGATGTTCCTGGTCACGGCCCTGTTCGGGCGGCTCTGGTGCGGCTACGCCTGCCCGCAGACGGTCTGGACCGACCTCTTCATCGTCGCCGAGCGCCTGTTCGAGGGCGACCGCAACGCGCGCATGAAGCTGGACGCCGCGCCCTGGTCCTTCGACAAGGCCTGGCGCAAGACCGGCAAGCACGCCGTCTGGCTGGCCATCTCGCTGGCCACCGGCGGCGCCTGGATCTTCTATTTCCACGACGCCCCGACCCTGATGAAGCAGCTGTTCGTCGGCCAGGCGCCGATGACGGCCTATGCATCGGCGGCCATCCTGACCTTCACCACCTATTCCCTGGCCGGGACCATGCGCGAGCAGGTCTGCACCTACATGTGCCCGTGGCCGCGCATCCAGGGCGCCATGCTGGACGATCACTCGCTGCAGGTGACCTATCGGGTCGATCGCGGCGAGCCCCGCGGCGCGCACAAGAAGGGGACCGGCTGGGAAGGCCGCGGCGACTGCGTCGACTGCACCCAGTGCGTGGTGGTCTGCCCGATGGGTATCGACATCAGGGACGGCTCGCAGATGGAGTGCATCAACTGCGGCCTGTGCATCGACGCCTGCGACGACATCATGACCAAGGTCGGCCGGCCGCGCGGCCTGATCGCGTTCGATACCGACGCGGCGGTGCTGGCGCGGGAGGAAGGGCGCAAGCCAGACTACAAGTTTATCCGCCCCCGGACGCTCTACTATGGCGTCACCCTCGCGGTGGTCAGCGGGATCATGCTCTACGGCCTTTTGACGCGCTCGCCCCTGGCGCTGGACGTGATCCGCGACCGCAATCCGACCTTCGTGCGCCTGTCCGACGGCGATATCCGCAACGGCTATACGCTGAAGCTGATGAACCGGTCCAATGCGCCAGCGACCTACCGGATCAGCTTCTCCGGCGTCGACGGGGCGCGGCTGAAGGCGGTGGGCGCGCCGATGGAGGGAGACTCGATCGACGTCGCCCTCGGCCCGGACGGCCAGCGCTCGCTGCAGGTCTTCGTCACCGCCCCGGCGCCGCAGGACGAGCGGCATTCCACCCCGGCTTTGTTCAAGATCAATTCGCCGGCCGGCGAAGCGGTGAAAAAGACGGTCTTCCTGTCGGGCGACGAGGGCCACGGAGACGAAGAGCGATGA
- a CDS encoding FixH family protein, with amino-acid sequence MSAAKPFRLTGWHVLGLFVLFFGTDIAINTGFIVYAVKTFPGEVAGEPYEAGIAYNKTLAEQAAEAKLGWAARVETPAPAGRGEAILVRWADKDGRPLTRLTVTGDIKRPATEAQNLNLRFAETEPGLYRAVAPAAPGAWDLSVTAANGQGEKRTAERRLIWR; translated from the coding sequence ATGAGCGCCGCCAAACCCTTCCGCCTGACCGGCTGGCACGTGCTGGGCCTGTTCGTGCTGTTCTTCGGGACCGATATCGCCATCAACACCGGCTTCATCGTCTATGCGGTGAAGACCTTCCCCGGCGAAGTGGCCGGGGAGCCTTATGAAGCCGGCATCGCCTACAACAAGACCCTGGCCGAACAGGCCGCCGAGGCGAAGCTGGGCTGGGCCGCCCGGGTCGAAACGCCGGCGCCGGCTGGCAGGGGCGAGGCGATCCTGGTCAGATGGGCCGACAAGGACGGCCGGCCCCTGACACGCCTGACCGTCACCGGCGACATCAAGCGCCCTGCGACCGAGGCGCAGAACCTGAACCTGCGCTTCGCCGAGACCGAACCCGGCCTCTATCGCGCAGTGGCGCCCGCTGCGCCCGGCGCGTGGGACCTGTCGGTCACCGCGGCCAACGGCCAGGGCGAGAAGCGCACCGCGGAGCGGCGGCTGATATGGCGTTGA
- a CDS encoding heavy metal translocating P-type ATPase, with product MALTATLSDSAALAADPSVFVRPAGEELQLELLVTGARCAGCLAKIEKGVGALQGVTLARMNLTTGKLAVRWRPGELKPRQIVETLSRLGYPAMPFDPAEAKAQEDVEGRRLALALGVAAFGASNAMMFSVPVWAGLLHQEMGEGVRTLFYWLTAIISAPCALFAGATFFKSAWRSLRAGRANMDVPISIGVLLAIGVSLYETALHGRHAYFDAAVSLLFLLLIGRYLDHKLRASARSAAKDLLALQTVTASRIAQGGAVEATALKDVAAGDRLVVLPGDRMPVDAVIEEGASELDVSLLTGETAPVAAMAGTAVQAGAINLTGRLVVRAIARSEDSAVAAIARLMEAGAQSKSRYVRLADRAAAIYVPTVHSVAALTFVGWMIAGLPLPDAVMRAAAVLIITCPCALGLAVPAVQIVASGRLFRRQVLVKSGAALERLAEIDCVVFDKTGVLTHGRPRLAVADPALVQAAAPLARASRHPLARALAAEAGPGAVADQAHEIAGMGMEGVVEGRRARLGRAAFVGATEAQEAETALWFAFEGEAPRRMDFTDDLRADAGRTIEALKARGLTVQVLSGDVEGAVRRASLGAGVEQYRAGLSPFDKAAAIDALIAAGRRPLMVGDGLNDAAALAKAHVSVAPGAAADASQTAADLVFQGEALWAVVDAIDVARAARRRALENFAFAAAYNLVAAPAAVMGLVTPLIAALAMSGSSLAVTLNALRVNRAGGTGR from the coding sequence ATGGCGTTGACTGCGACCCTTTCCGACAGCGCGGCCCTGGCCGCAGACCCTTCGGTGTTTGTCCGCCCGGCGGGCGAGGAGCTCCAGCTTGAGCTGCTGGTCACCGGGGCGCGCTGCGCCGGCTGCCTTGCGAAGATCGAAAAAGGCGTCGGCGCGCTTCAGGGCGTGACCCTGGCGCGAATGAACCTGACCACCGGCAAGCTCGCCGTGCGCTGGCGGCCTGGCGAACTGAAGCCGCGCCAGATCGTCGAGACCCTGAGCCGGCTCGGCTATCCGGCCATGCCCTTCGACCCCGCCGAAGCCAAGGCGCAGGAGGACGTGGAGGGGCGCCGCCTGGCCCTGGCCCTGGGCGTGGCGGCCTTCGGCGCCAGCAACGCGATGATGTTCTCGGTCCCTGTCTGGGCCGGCCTGCTGCACCAGGAGATGGGCGAGGGCGTCCGCACCCTGTTCTACTGGCTGACCGCGATCATCTCCGCCCCCTGCGCGCTTTTCGCCGGCGCGACCTTCTTCAAGAGCGCCTGGCGATCGCTGCGGGCCGGGCGAGCGAACATGGACGTGCCGATCTCGATCGGCGTGCTGCTGGCCATCGGGGTCAGCCTCTATGAGACCGCCTTGCATGGGCGCCACGCCTATTTCGACGCGGCGGTGTCGCTTCTGTTCCTGCTGCTGATCGGCCGCTATCTGGACCACAAGCTGAGAGCCAGCGCCCGCAGCGCCGCCAAGGATCTTCTGGCCCTGCAGACGGTGACCGCGAGCCGCATCGCCCAGGGCGGCGCGGTGGAGGCGACAGCCTTGAAGGACGTCGCCGCGGGCGACCGCCTGGTGGTCCTGCCCGGCGATCGCATGCCGGTGGACGCGGTGATCGAAGAGGGCGCTTCCGAGCTGGACGTCAGCCTGCTGACCGGCGAGACCGCACCGGTCGCCGCGATGGCTGGGACTGCGGTCCAGGCCGGGGCGATCAACCTGACAGGCCGGCTGGTGGTGCGAGCGATCGCTCGGTCCGAGGATTCCGCCGTCGCCGCCATCGCCCGGCTGATGGAAGCCGGCGCTCAGAGCAAGTCGCGCTATGTGCGCCTGGCCGATCGGGCGGCGGCGATCTACGTGCCGACCGTGCACAGCGTGGCGGCCCTGACCTTCGTCGGCTGGATGATCGCCGGACTGCCCCTGCCGGACGCGGTGATGCGGGCCGCGGCGGTCTTGATCATCACCTGCCCCTGCGCCCTCGGCCTCGCCGTGCCGGCGGTGCAGATCGTGGCCTCGGGCCGGCTGTTCCGCCGCCAGGTGCTGGTCAAGTCCGGCGCGGCCCTGGAGCGGTTGGCCGAAATCGACTGCGTGGTGTTCGACAAAACCGGGGTGCTGACCCATGGCCGCCCGCGCCTGGCGGTCGCCGATCCCGCCCTGGTCCAGGCCGCCGCGCCGCTGGCCCGCGCTTCGCGCCACCCGCTCGCCCGGGCGCTGGCCGCCGAGGCCGGCCCCGGCGCCGTGGCGGACCAGGCGCACGAGATCGCCGGCATGGGCATGGAGGGCGTCGTCGAGGGGCGGCGCGCGCGCCTCGGCCGGGCGGCGTTCGTCGGCGCGACCGAGGCCCAGGAAGCCGAAACCGCCCTGTGGTTCGCCTTCGAGGGCGAGGCGCCGCGGCGCATGGACTTCACCGACGACCTGCGCGCCGACGCCGGCCGGACCATCGAGGCGCTGAAGGCGCGCGGCCTCACGGTCCAGGTGCTGTCGGGCGACGTGGAGGGCGCGGTGCGGCGGGCCAGCCTCGGCGCCGGTGTCGAGCAGTATCGCGCCGGTCTCAGCCCGTTCGACAAGGCTGCGGCGATCGACGCCCTGATCGCGGCCGGCCGCCGGCCCTTGATGGTCGGCGATGGCTTGAACGACGCCGCCGCCCTGGCCAAGGCCCATGTCTCCGTCGCCCCCGGCGCCGCCGCCGACGCCAGCCAGACGGCGGCCGACCTCGTCTTCCAGGGCGAGGCCCTGTGGGCCGTGGTCGATGCGATCGACGTCGCCAGGGCCGCCCGCCGGCGTGCGCTGGAGAACTTCGCCTTCGCCGCCGCCTATAACCTGGTGGCCGCACCGGCCGCCGTCATGGGCCTGGTGACCCCGCTGATCGCCGCCCTGGCCATGTCGGGATCGTCCCTGGCGGTCACGCTGAACGCCCTCAGGGTCAACCGCGCGGGAGGAACAGGCCGATGA
- the ccoS gene encoding cbb3-type cytochrome oxidase assembly protein CcoS — protein sequence MALVGLAAFVWTLRSGQYDDPKGDAERILQDD from the coding sequence ATGGCCCTGGTCGGCCTTGCCGCGTTCGTCTGGACGCTCCGCTCGGGCCAGTACGACGATCCCAAGGGCGACGCCGAGCGGATCCTGCAGGACGACTGA
- the hemN gene encoding oxygen-independent coproporphyrinogen III oxidase, with protein sequence MTDQMLAPPRASEVSAPADVTGLLLSRYGGQVPRYTSYPTAAQFGPEVGADLHGEWLSQVSPHKPVSVYAHIPFCARLCWFCGCNTRVVNSKYSLAGYLAVLRAEAALVEQRLPAGVWANALHLGGGTPNLLSRDDLNALFDIVRHVFKLAPGAEVAAELDPASLTREWVRAAAFHGLSRASLGVQDLSPHVQAAVNRRESFEVVASSVAWLREVQVRSINLDLMYGLPCQTSADVVATLDQVLRLQPERIALFGYAHVPWMKAHQKLIDAKDLPGLSERFDQSAIAAEHLARAGYVAIGLDHFALPHDELAVATREGRLHRNFQGYTTDACKTLIGLGASSISSFAQGYAQNASTELDWRRRVADGVLPTARGRVVTEDDRFRGQIIERLMCDFAVDLEQACADHGRGLDRLAEEIGRLEAIIADGLAEFDGRRLAVTRRGRPFVRSVAAVFDRYLQPSVARHAPAV encoded by the coding sequence ATGACCGATCAGATGCTGGCGCCGCCGCGCGCTTCCGAGGTTTCCGCTCCGGCCGACGTCACGGGGCTTTTGCTGTCGCGCTACGGGGGGCAGGTCCCCCGCTACACCAGCTATCCGACGGCCGCCCAGTTCGGTCCCGAGGTCGGCGCCGACCTGCATGGGGAATGGCTCTCGCAGGTCTCCCCGCACAAGCCGGTGTCGGTCTATGCGCATATTCCATTCTGCGCCCGCCTCTGCTGGTTCTGCGGCTGCAACACGCGGGTGGTGAACAGCAAATATTCGCTGGCCGGCTATCTGGCTGTGCTGCGCGCCGAAGCGGCCCTGGTCGAGCAGCGGTTGCCCGCGGGCGTCTGGGCCAACGCCCTGCACCTGGGCGGCGGCACGCCGAATCTGCTCTCGCGCGACGACCTCAACGCCCTGTTCGACATCGTCCGCCACGTCTTCAAGCTGGCCCCGGGGGCGGAGGTCGCCGCCGAACTGGATCCCGCTTCCCTGACCCGCGAATGGGTCCGGGCCGCAGCCTTCCATGGCCTCAGCCGCGCCAGCCTGGGGGTCCAGGATCTGTCGCCCCATGTCCAGGCGGCGGTGAACCGCCGCGAGAGCTTCGAAGTGGTGGCCAGCAGCGTGGCCTGGCTGCGCGAGGTTCAGGTCCGCTCGATCAATCTCGACCTGATGTACGGCCTGCCCTGCCAGACCTCGGCCGACGTGGTGGCGACCCTGGACCAGGTGCTGAGGCTGCAGCCGGAGCGCATCGCCCTGTTCGGCTACGCGCACGTGCCCTGGATGAAGGCGCACCAGAAGCTGATCGACGCCAAGGACCTGCCGGGCCTTTCCGAGCGTTTCGACCAGTCGGCGATCGCCGCCGAACACCTGGCCCGTGCGGGCTACGTGGCCATAGGCCTCGACCATTTCGCCCTGCCGCACGACGAACTGGCCGTGGCGACCCGCGAGGGGCGGCTGCACCGCAATTTCCAGGGCTACACCACCGACGCCTGCAAGACCCTGATCGGCCTCGGCGCTTCCTCGATCTCCAGCTTCGCCCAGGGCTATGCGCAGAACGCCTCGACCGAGCTCGACTGGCGCCGCCGCGTGGCCGACGGCGTCCTGCCCACCGCGCGCGGGCGGGTGGTCACCGAGGACGACCGCTTCCGCGGCCAGATCATCGAGCGGCTGATGTGCGACTTTGCGGTCGACCTGGAGCAGGCCTGCGCCGACCACGGCCGCGGGCTCGACCGGCTGGCCGAGGAGATCGGCCGCCTGGAGGCGATCATCGCCGACGGGCTCGCCGAATTCGACGGCCGCCGCCTGGCCGTGACCCGCCGCGGCCGACCCTTCGTGCGCTCGGTCGCCGCCGTTTTCGACCGCTATCTCCAGCCGAGTGTGGCCCGGCACGCGCCGGCCGTCTGA
- a CDS encoding 2OG-Fe(II) oxygenase → MLDLDRLRAATVRDEPFRFFSTDIIDSEQLPAVLADFPTIHQSGLFPVEDLSGGLAFDALVEALRSPAFEAAMEEKLGLSLADKSLMITVRGRCAERDGRPHTDSEDKAATALIYLNPGPWEAEGGRIRLLNSADLDDVALEVAPRAGVMVAFRRSDRSWHGHPSFVGQRRYLMLNWLVSDGARAKHFAVHKLSSAAKKLGLVHAR, encoded by the coding sequence ATGCTCGATCTCGATCGCCTGAGGGCCGCCACGGTCCGCGATGAGCCGTTCCGCTTCTTCTCCACCGACATCATCGATTCCGAGCAGCTGCCGGCGGTCCTCGCGGACTTCCCAACCATTCACCAGTCGGGGCTGTTTCCGGTCGAGGACTTGAGCGGCGGGCTGGCGTTCGACGCCCTGGTCGAGGCTCTGCGCAGCCCGGCCTTCGAGGCGGCGATGGAGGAGAAACTCGGTCTCTCCCTGGCCGACAAGTCGCTGATGATCACCGTCCGAGGCCGCTGCGCCGAGCGGGACGGGCGGCCCCACACCGATTCCGAGGACAAGGCGGCGACGGCGCTGATCTATCTAAACCCTGGCCCCTGGGAGGCGGAGGGCGGGCGGATCCGCCTTCTCAACAGCGCCGACCTCGACGATGTCGCGCTTGAAGTTGCGCCCCGGGCAGGGGTCATGGTCGCCTTCCGGCGCAGCGACCGCTCCTGGCACGGCCATCCGTCCTTCGTCGGCCAGCGCCGATACCTGATGCTCAACTGGCTGGTCTCGGACGGCGCGCGGGCCAAGCATTTCGCGGTGCACAAGCTGTCCTCCGCCGCC